From a single Silene latifolia isolate original U9 population chromosome 6, ASM4854445v1, whole genome shotgun sequence genomic region:
- the LOC141587679 gene encoding putative F-box protein At3g49980 produces MVEGYFDRLPCEILHNIALMLPFSSIKQLRCLSKFWYNLLTHPKFVDLQLSQALQKPPGYLFTPITKSWTKKKVCYFMEQSEGDLSTSKIFEYTYDNLEPEQFGRFQSSGGLMCAYLRESCCFRIFNPYIGEQVQVHRDSNFKRWRFFSFIFSYSPSIKEYKILKIGQLYNGPIVGEICTLGSNIWRDLQDVPSNLWYSDPHTQCQGNLFWMDKPQLHFFDFVSEKLHVILGPPVFDRVHVTHYSNTYEKRMRNSLINMGHTVGYVHNNILWVLEDKTKGIWMKMYHISIPKEYYNPMIIGTTENGHLLGHMESLNVVFSHDMGCRGLRVMEMNLADVDEEQSIGAMYIAPHVRSFVSPVRIMKTGKMLNHKRKKVIETLKLDYDATEDDLVNKMYEFLLAHDKNDKSNDL; encoded by the coding sequence ATGGTTGAAGGGTATTTTGATCGCCTTCCATGTGAAATCCTTCACAACATTGCACTGATGCTACCATTTAGCTCAATCAAGCAACTGAGGTGCTTGAGTAAGTTTTGGTACAACCTTCTGACTCACCCCAAGTTTGTAGATTTGCAATTAAGTCAAGCACTTCAAAAACCACCTGGCTATCTTTTTACTCCCATTACCAAATCTTGGACAAAGAAAAAAGTATGTTATTTTATGGAACAATCAGAGGGTGATCTTAGTACCTCCAAGATATTTGAGTACACATACGATAACCTTGAACCCGAACAATTTGGTAGGTTCCAATCAAGTGGAGGTTTGATGTGTGCCTATTTGAGGGAATCGTGTTGCTTTCGTATTTTCAATCCATATATAGGGGAGCAAGTTCAAGTTCATCGTGATTCCAACTTTAAAAGATGGCGTTTTTTCAGTTTCATCTTCAGTTATTCACCGTCCATCAAAGAATATAAGATTCTTAAGATTGGACAATTATATAATGGACCAATCGTGGGTGAGATTTGCACACTTGGTTCCAACATTTGGAGGGATTTACAAGATGTTCCCAGCAATTTATGGTATTCTGATCCACATACTCAATGTCAAGGGAACCTGTTTTGGATGGATAAGCCTCAATTACATTTTTTTGATTTTGTTTCCGAAAAATTACATGTTATTCTTGGTCCTCCAGTATTCGATCGTGTGCATGTGACACATTATAGTAATACGTATGAAAAACGCATGAGAAATAGTCTTATAAACATGGGTCATACCGTAGGATATGTACATAATAACATATTGTGGGTATTGGAAGACAAAACCAAGGGCATATGGATGAAAATGTACCATATTTCAATCCCGAAAGAATATTATAATCCCATGATTATTGGTACAACAGAGAATGGCCATTTGTTGGGCCACATGGAATCCCTCAATGTTGTCTTCAGCCACGACATGGGATGTAGAGGGTTAAGGGTAATGGAGATGAACTTGGCCGATGTGGACGAAGAGCAGTCGATAGGAGCAATGTATATCGCACCTCATGTTAGAAGTTTTGTGTCGCCGGTTAGAATCATGAAAACGGGAAAGATGTTAAATCACAAGAGAAAAAAGGTAATAGAGACATTGAAGTTGGATTATGATGCTACTGAAGATGATCTTGTCAACAAAATGTATGAATTCTTGCTGGCACATGATAAAAATGATAAAAGCAACGACTTATAA